One Streptomyces sp. NBC_00102 DNA segment encodes these proteins:
- a CDS encoding esterase-like activity of phytase family protein, with amino-acid sequence MRSSLIRRACAASLMLAAAVAPAVAAQSDTTPAQPSAARPAAAPPAGAHARLLGEKIVPRGLSFENTTVGGLSGIDRNPCTGEYVLISDDRSYLQPARFYTADIEVDGAGVHSVDFTSTHPFLQPDGTVHPPASTNDGKVVDPEEIRVDPRTCHYWWAQEGDRPTSATAPVIQPSIQFASPAGAYLGQLRLPPNYVITLDDRGLRRNKSVEAITFGSGDRVLTSAVEGPLLQDGPEPDLENGALVRVTQQSRGGDVLAQYAYPIEKIFAASDPTSPWPPDTGVPSILAFPDDPGRYLVLERSWVAGSDYKIRLYDATTRGATDVQRVDSLTGRRVVPMRKKLVADFDDLNLSTVDNTEGMTWGPVLRGGERTLVLVSDDNFASDAVTQIVALGIRT; translated from the coding sequence ATGAGATCCTCCTTGATCCGTCGCGCCTGCGCCGCTTCCCTGATGCTGGCGGCGGCCGTGGCCCCTGCCGTGGCGGCACAGTCCGACACCACCCCCGCGCAGCCGTCCGCCGCACGGCCCGCCGCCGCGCCGCCCGCCGGTGCCCACGCCCGGCTGCTGGGCGAGAAGATCGTCCCGCGCGGGCTCTCCTTCGAGAACACGACGGTGGGCGGGCTGTCCGGCATCGACCGGAACCCCTGCACCGGCGAGTACGTCCTGATCAGCGACGACCGCTCGTACCTCCAGCCCGCCCGCTTCTACACCGCCGACATCGAGGTGGACGGAGCCGGCGTCCACTCCGTCGACTTCACCTCCACCCACCCGTTCCTGCAGCCCGACGGCACGGTCCATCCGCCGGCGAGCACCAACGACGGCAAGGTGGTCGACCCGGAGGAGATCCGGGTCGACCCGCGTACCTGCCACTACTGGTGGGCGCAGGAGGGCGACCGTCCGACGTCGGCCACGGCACCGGTGATCCAGCCGTCGATCCAGTTCGCCTCCCCCGCCGGCGCGTACCTGGGGCAGCTGCGGCTGCCGCCCAACTACGTGATCACCCTGGACGACCGGGGGCTGCGGCGGAACAAGTCGGTGGAGGCGATCACCTTCGGTTCCGGGGACCGCGTGCTCACCAGCGCCGTCGAGGGCCCGCTCCTCCAGGACGGCCCGGAACCCGACCTGGAGAACGGCGCGCTGGTCCGCGTCACCCAGCAGAGCCGGGGCGGGGACGTGCTCGCGCAGTACGCGTACCCGATCGAGAAGATCTTCGCCGCCTCCGACCCCACCAGCCCGTGGCCCCCGGACACCGGCGTCCCGTCGATCCTCGCCTTCCCCGACGACCCGGGCCGCTACCTGGTGCTCGAACGCTCCTGGGTGGCCGGATCGGACTACAAGATCCGCCTCTACGACGCCACCACCCGGGGTGCGACCGACGTGCAGCGCGTGGACTCCCTGACCGGACGGCGGGTCGTACCCATGCGCAAGAAGCTGGTCGCGGACTTCGACGACCTGAACCTCTCCACGGTCGACAACACCGAGGGCATGACCTGGGGCCCGGTCCTGCGGGGCGGCGAACGGACGCTGGTCCTGGTCAGTGACGACAACTTCGCGAGCGACGCGGTGACGCAGATCGTGGCGCTCGGTATTCGTACGTGA
- a CDS encoding acyl-CoA thioesterase II has protein sequence MTNPAELLVGLLDLERIEVNIFRGRSPEESLQRVFGGQVAGQALVAAGRTTDGDRPVHSLHAYFLRPGRPGVPIVYQVERVRDGRSFTTRRVTAVQEGRTIFNLTASFHRPEEAAFEHQLPPARIVPDPEELPTVADEVREHLGGLPEALERMARRQPFDIRYVDRLRWTREEVTEAEPRSAVWMRAVGPLGDDPLVHTCALTYASDMTLLDAVRLPVEPLWGPRGFDMASLDHAMWFHRPFRADEWFLYDQESPIATGGRGLARGRIYDREGNLLVSVVQEGLFRRLGA, from the coding sequence ATGACGAACCCCGCCGAGCTCCTGGTCGGCCTCCTCGACCTGGAACGGATCGAGGTCAACATCTTCCGAGGCCGGAGCCCCGAGGAGTCCCTCCAGCGGGTCTTCGGCGGCCAGGTCGCGGGCCAGGCGCTGGTCGCGGCCGGCCGGACCACCGACGGCGACCGGCCGGTGCACTCCCTGCACGCCTACTTCCTGAGGCCCGGGCGGCCGGGCGTGCCGATCGTGTACCAGGTCGAGCGGGTGCGCGACGGGCGTTCCTTCACGACGCGGCGGGTCACCGCGGTGCAGGAGGGCCGGACGATCTTCAACCTGACGGCCTCCTTCCACCGGCCCGAGGAGGCGGCCTTCGAGCACCAGCTGCCGCCTGCCCGTATCGTCCCGGACCCCGAGGAGCTGCCCACCGTCGCCGACGAGGTGCGCGAGCACCTGGGCGGGCTGCCCGAGGCGCTGGAGCGAATGGCCCGCCGCCAGCCGTTCGACATCCGGTACGTGGACCGGCTGCGCTGGACGCGCGAGGAGGTCACCGAGGCGGAGCCGCGCAGCGCGGTGTGGATGCGCGCGGTCGGCCCGCTGGGCGACGACCCGCTGGTGCACACCTGCGCGCTGACGTACGCGAGTGACATGACGCTGCTCGACGCGGTCCGGCTTCCGGTGGAGCCGCTGTGGGGCCCGCGCGGCTTCGACATGGCCTCCCTGGACCATGCCATGTGGTTCCACCGCCCGTTCCGGGCCGACGAGTGGTTCCTGTACGACCAGGAGTCGCCGATCGCCACGGGCGGCCGGGGGCTTGCGCGCGGCCGGATCTACGACCGGGAGGGCAACCTGTTGGTCTCCGTGGTGCAGGAGGGGTTGTTCCGGCGGCTGGGGGCGTAA
- a CDS encoding DUF6011 domain-containing protein — protein sequence MESPELFPGTSPAPAGHTPARDGGPERPLVRCRLCGRPLTGTGSRRSGLGPTCDAKLHPAPPDTRARRREADQEPLPGL from the coding sequence ATGGAGTCCCCCGAGCTTTTCCCCGGCACCTCGCCGGCCCCGGCCGGTCACACCCCGGCCCGGGACGGCGGCCCGGAACGCCCACTCGTCCGCTGCCGCCTGTGCGGACGCCCGCTCACCGGCACCGGCTCCCGACGGAGCGGCCTCGGCCCCACCTGCGACGCGAAACTCCACCCCGCCCCACCGGACACCCGCGCCCGCCGCCGGGAGGCCGACCAGGAGCCCTTGCCGGGGCTGTGA
- a CDS encoding GNAT family N-acetyltransferase, with amino-acid sequence MTEIVSVSGPELVTYADELAALLVDTVHDGASVGFLDPLDRGAAADWWRERARAVEQGVVRVWLARDGERVAGTISLVPAPLPNARHRAEVAKLMVRPSGRGRGLGRALLAAVDEWAVSAGLSLLVLDTESGSVAERLYRAAGWTECGSIPAYAQNTTGTLMATTVYWKTPGKPEAVGGPDGAGATMGGDAS; translated from the coding sequence ATGACCGAGATCGTCTCCGTGTCGGGCCCCGAACTCGTCACCTACGCCGACGAACTGGCCGCCCTCCTGGTGGACACCGTGCACGACGGCGCGTCGGTCGGCTTCCTCGATCCGCTCGACCGGGGCGCCGCCGCCGACTGGTGGCGGGAGCGCGCCAGGGCGGTGGAGCAGGGAGTGGTGCGGGTCTGGCTCGCCCGGGACGGCGAGCGGGTGGCCGGCACCATCAGCCTCGTACCCGCCCCGCTGCCGAACGCCCGCCACCGTGCCGAGGTCGCCAAGCTGATGGTGCGCCCGTCCGGCCGGGGGCGCGGGCTGGGCCGGGCGCTGCTGGCAGCCGTGGACGAGTGGGCGGTGTCGGCGGGCCTGTCCCTGCTCGTGCTGGACACCGAGTCGGGCAGCGTGGCCGAGCGGCTGTACCGGGCCGCGGGCTGGACGGAGTGCGGTTCGATCCCGGCGTACGCGCAGAACACCACCGGGACGCTCATGGCCACGACCGTCTACTGGAAGACCCCCGGGAAGCCCGAGGCGGTCGGGGGCCCGGACGGCGCCGGGGCCACAATGGGCGGCGACGCCTCCTGA
- a CDS encoding helix-turn-helix domain-containing protein produces the protein MRDETEAESADSRLADRLASLRAERGWSLDELSGLTGLSRSTLSRVERGELSPTAASLGRLCAAYGRTMSRLLTEIESEPPAHVPAGSQAVWYDASVGFTRRSVSPPHPGLRGEVVEGTLDPGAAISYDNPPVPGVEQHIWVREGTVEITVDGTAHTLETGDCLRFRLDGASRFHCPGPDRTRYVLMIVMP, from the coding sequence ATGAGAGACGAGACCGAGGCGGAGTCCGCCGACAGCAGGCTGGCCGACCGGCTCGCCTCGCTCCGGGCCGAACGCGGCTGGTCCCTGGACGAGCTCTCCGGCCTGACCGGGCTGAGCAGGTCCACCCTGTCGCGGGTGGAGCGGGGCGAACTGAGCCCGACCGCGGCCTCGCTGGGCCGGCTGTGCGCGGCGTACGGGCGGACGATGTCGCGCCTGCTGACGGAGATCGAGTCGGAGCCGCCCGCCCATGTGCCCGCCGGGTCTCAAGCGGTCTGGTACGACGCGTCCGTCGGCTTCACCCGCCGCTCGGTGTCGCCGCCGCACCCGGGACTGCGCGGCGAGGTCGTCGAGGGCACCCTCGACCCGGGCGCGGCGATCTCCTACGACAACCCTCCGGTACCCGGCGTGGAACAGCACATCTGGGTACGCGAAGGGACGGTCGAGATCACCGTCGACGGGACCGCGCACACCTTGGAAACCGGCGACTGCCTGCGTTTCCGCCTGGACGGAGCCTCCCGTTTCCACTGCCCGGGTCCGGACCGGACCCGCTATGTCCTGATGATCGTGATGCCGTGA
- a CDS encoding 3'-5' exonuclease: MDFGDGLLNVVDVESTCWEGEVPAGQVSEIVEIGLTVVDLRAGERLAKHRVLVRPRRSVVSAFCTELTGLTQAEVGSGVSFAEACRLLTTEHRSGTRPWASWGDYDRKMFLGQARAFGVPYPFGHRHTNAKARFTEDRGLRRRPGMAQALEIAGLPLEGRHHRGDDDAWNIAALVLDVAGRGGWPQAR, translated from the coding sequence ATGGACTTCGGGGACGGGCTGCTCAACGTGGTGGATGTCGAGTCGACATGCTGGGAGGGGGAGGTCCCGGCCGGGCAGGTGAGCGAGATCGTCGAGATCGGCCTCACCGTCGTGGACCTGCGGGCGGGCGAGCGGCTGGCCAAGCACCGGGTGCTGGTGAGGCCACGCCGCTCGGTCGTTTCCGCCTTCTGCACCGAGCTCACCGGCCTCACCCAGGCGGAGGTCGGCTCGGGGGTCTCCTTCGCCGAGGCGTGCCGCCTGTTGACGACCGAGCACCGCAGCGGGACGCGGCCCTGGGCGAGTTGGGGCGACTACGACCGCAAGATGTTCCTCGGCCAGGCTCGCGCGTTCGGCGTCCCATACCCCTTCGGCCACCGCCACACCAACGCCAAGGCCAGGTTCACCGAGGACCGGGGGCTGCGGCGGAGACCTGGCATGGCGCAGGCGCTGGAGATCGCCGGGCTGCCGCTGGAGGGCCGTCACCACCGGGGCGACGACGACGCGTGGAACATTGCCGCGCTGGTACTGGACGTGGCCGGGCGCGGTGGGTGGCCGCAGGCCCGCTGA
- a CDS encoding metal-dependent hydrolase: MMGPAHSLSGAAAWLGVGAAAAAAGHTMPWPVLVVGALITAGAALAPDLDHKSATISRAFGPVSKGVCEVVDKLSHAVYKATRGPGDPRRNGGHRTLTHTWLWAVLTGAAASGLAILGGRWAVLAILFVHLVLAVEGLLWRAARVSSDVLVWLLGATSAWILAGVLDQPGHGSNWFFDAPGQEYMWLGLPILLGALVHDIGDALTVSGCPILWPIPLGRKRWYALGPPKAMRFRAGSWVELKVLMPVFMVLGGIGAASALNII; the protein is encoded by the coding sequence ATGATGGGACCGGCACACTCACTGTCCGGGGCGGCGGCCTGGCTCGGGGTGGGCGCGGCGGCCGCCGCCGCGGGTCACACCATGCCCTGGCCCGTCCTCGTCGTCGGAGCGCTGATCACGGCGGGCGCCGCGCTCGCCCCCGACCTGGACCACAAGTCGGCCACCATCTCCCGGGCCTTCGGACCGGTCTCCAAGGGGGTCTGCGAGGTCGTCGACAAGCTCTCGCACGCCGTCTACAAGGCCACCCGCGGCCCCGGCGACCCCCGGCGCAACGGCGGCCACCGGACGCTGACCCACACCTGGCTCTGGGCCGTCCTCACCGGCGCCGCGGCATCCGGCCTCGCGATCCTCGGCGGCCGCTGGGCGGTCCTCGCCATCCTCTTCGTCCACTTGGTGCTCGCCGTCGAAGGCCTGCTCTGGCGGGCCGCCCGCGTCTCCAGCGACGTACTGGTGTGGCTGCTCGGCGCGACCAGCGCCTGGATCCTCGCCGGCGTCCTCGATCAGCCCGGCCACGGCTCGAACTGGTTCTTCGACGCACCCGGCCAGGAGTACATGTGGCTCGGGCTGCCGATCCTCCTCGGCGCCCTCGTCCACGACATCGGGGACGCGCTGACCGTCTCGGGCTGCCCGATCCTCTGGCCCATCCCCCTCGGCCGCAAGCGCTGGTACGCGCTGGGCCCGCCGAAGGCGATGCGGTTCCGGGCCGGCAGCTGGGTGGAGCTGAAGGTGCTGATGCCCGTGTTCATGGTGCTCGGGGGGATCGGCGCGGCGAGCGCCCTCAACATCATCTGA
- a CDS encoding glutathione peroxidase: MTLHDIPLRTLTGEPTTLGAWSGKAVLLVNVASKCGLTPQYEGLERLQNTYGGRGFTVLGVPCNQFAGQEPGTAEEIQSFCSTTYGVSFPLLEKTDVNGDDRHPLYAELTRLPDADGEAGDVQWNFEKFLISPAGVPVARIRPRTEPEAPEVVAAIEAQLPA; the protein is encoded by the coding sequence ATGACGCTGCACGACATCCCCCTGCGGACCCTGACCGGCGAGCCGACGACGCTCGGCGCCTGGAGCGGGAAGGCGGTGCTGCTGGTGAACGTCGCGTCCAAGTGCGGCCTCACGCCCCAGTACGAGGGCCTGGAGCGCCTGCAGAACACCTACGGCGGACGGGGCTTCACCGTCCTGGGCGTGCCGTGCAACCAGTTCGCCGGACAGGAGCCGGGCACCGCGGAGGAGATCCAGTCCTTCTGCTCCACGACGTACGGCGTCAGCTTCCCGCTGCTGGAGAAGACCGACGTCAACGGCGACGACCGGCACCCGCTCTACGCGGAGCTGACGCGGCTCCCCGACGCGGACGGCGAGGCCGGGGACGTCCAGTGGAACTTCGAGAAGTTCCTGATCTCCCCCGCCGGCGTGCCGGTCGCCCGTATCCGCCCGCGCACCGAGCCGGAGGCCCCGGAGGTCGTGGCCGCCATCGAGGCGCAGCTGCCCGCCTGA
- a CDS encoding DUF2252 domain-containing protein, with protein sequence MPQDRRPASRTRTPRATPAERAAAGKAARRRVPRSAHAEFDASARRFDPLTLLETQSAARVPELVPLRYGRMTESPFRFYRGAAGIMAADLAGTPDSGITAQLCGDAHLLNFRLLASPERNLLFDINDFDETLPGPWEWDVKRLAASLVIAARANGFSDRERTRLVRAAVRSYRESMARYAGMGNLEVWYARIDEARLRAVAAAQLAERGRKNLDRALLKARTRDSRQVLGKLTEWSGGRRRIKSDPPLVVPLTELVTDAERIETEERLRVLLRRYGRSLPSDRRALLSGFRLADVARKVVGVGSVGTRCWVLLLLGRDDDDPLFLQAKEADTSVLADHVGTSRYRNQGERVVAGQRLMQATSDIFLGWERAEGFDGRRRDFYIRQLRDWKGIAEPERMVPQGMTLFGEVCGATLARAHARSGDRIAIAGYLGRGDAFDRALAVFAEAYADRNERDHEALVAAVRAGRLPTAEEPPGTR encoded by the coding sequence ATGCCCCAGGACCGCCGCCCCGCGTCGCGTACGAGGACGCCGCGCGCCACCCCCGCCGAACGGGCCGCCGCGGGCAAGGCCGCACGCCGGCGGGTCCCCCGGTCGGCCCATGCGGAGTTCGACGCCTCCGCGCGCCGGTTCGATCCGCTGACTCTTCTGGAGACCCAGTCCGCGGCGCGCGTACCGGAGCTCGTTCCCCTCCGGTACGGCAGGATGACCGAATCGCCGTTCCGCTTCTACCGGGGCGCCGCCGGGATCATGGCGGCGGACTTGGCCGGCACACCGGACTCGGGGATCACGGCGCAGCTGTGCGGTGACGCGCATCTGCTGAACTTCCGGCTGCTGGCCTCGCCCGAGCGCAATCTGCTCTTCGACATCAACGACTTCGACGAGACGCTGCCCGGTCCCTGGGAATGGGACGTGAAGCGGCTCGCGGCCAGCCTCGTCATCGCCGCGCGGGCGAACGGTTTCTCGGACCGTGAGCGCACGCGTCTCGTGCGGGCCGCGGTGCGGTCGTACCGGGAGTCGATGGCCCGGTACGCCGGGATGGGCAATCTGGAGGTCTGGTACGCGCGGATCGACGAGGCGCGGCTGCGGGCCGTCGCGGCGGCGCAGCTCGCCGAGCGCGGCCGCAAGAACCTCGACCGCGCCCTGCTGAAGGCGCGTACCCGGGACAGTCGCCAGGTTCTCGGGAAGCTCACCGAGTGGTCGGGCGGCCGGCGACGCATCAAGTCGGACCCGCCGCTGGTGGTGCCGCTCACCGAGCTGGTGACGGACGCGGAGCGCATCGAGACCGAGGAACGGTTGCGGGTCCTCCTGCGGCGTTACGGCCGCAGCCTCCCGTCGGACCGCCGGGCGCTGCTCTCCGGGTTCCGGCTGGCGGACGTGGCCCGCAAGGTGGTCGGTGTGGGGAGCGTGGGTACGCGCTGCTGGGTTCTGCTCCTGCTCGGCCGGGACGACGACGATCCGCTCTTCCTCCAGGCCAAGGAGGCCGACACCTCGGTCCTCGCCGACCACGTCGGGACGAGCCGTTACCGCAACCAGGGCGAGCGGGTCGTGGCGGGCCAGCGGCTGATGCAGGCGACGAGCGACATCTTCCTCGGCTGGGAGCGGGCGGAGGGCTTCGACGGCCGCCGCCGCGACTTCTACATCCGCCAGCTGCGCGACTGGAAGGGGATCGCCGAGCCGGAACGGATGGTGCCGCAGGGGATGACGCTGTTCGGGGAGGTCTGCGGGGCGACCCTGGCCCGCGCGCACGCCAGGTCGGGCGACCGGATCGCCATCGCCGGGTACCTGGGGCGGGGCGACGCCTTCGACCGGGCCCTCGCCGTGTTCGCGGAGGCGTACGCGGACCGCAACGAGCGGGATCACGAGGCGCTCGTGGCCGCGGTCCGCGCGGGGCGTCTGCCCACCGCCGAGGAGCCTCCGGGGACCCGGTGA
- a CDS encoding RNA helicase → MTLIDQLPPTADPDALFEAFSSWTESQGIVLYPAQEEALIEVVSGANVILSTPTGSGKSLVAAGAHFTALAQDKVTFYTAPIKALVSEKFFDLCKLFGTENVGMLTGDASVNADAPVICCTAEVLASIALRDGKYADIGQVVMDEFHFYAEPDRGWAWQIPLLELPQAQFVLMSATLGDVAMFEKDLTRRTGRPTSVVRSATRPVPLSYEYRLTPITETLTELLDTRQSPVYIVHFTQAAAVERAQSLMSINMCSKEEKEKIADLIGNFRFTTKFGQNLSRYVRHGIGVHHAGMLPKYRRLVEKLAQAGLLKVICGTDTLGVGVNVPIRTVLFTALTKYDGTRVRTLRAREFHQIAGRAGRAGFDTAGFVVAQAPEHVIENEKNVKKAGDDPKKKRKVVRKKAPEGFVAWSETTFDKLIQSDPEPLTSRFRVTHTMLLSVIARPGNAFKAMRHLLEDNHEPRKAQLRHIRRAIAIYRSLLDGGVVEQLAEPDAEGRIVRLTVDLQQDFALNQPLSTFALAAFDLLDAESPSYALDMVSVVESTLDDPRQILAAQQNKARGEAVGQMKADGVEYEERMERLQEVTYPKPLGELLWHAYDVYRKSHPWVGDHPVSPKSVIRDMYERAMTFTEFTSNYELARTEGIVLRYLASAYKALEHTIPDDLKSEDLQDLIAWLGEMVRQVDSSLLDEWEQLANPEVETAEQAQEKADEVKPVTANARAFRVLVRNAMFRRVELAALDRVRDLGELDAESGWDEDAWGEAMDAYWDEFDELGTGPDARGPKLLKIEEDPAHGVWRVWQAFADPNGDHDWGIRAEVDLAASDEEGRAVVRVTAVGQL, encoded by the coding sequence GTGACCCTTATCGATCAGCTGCCCCCGACCGCAGACCCGGACGCTCTCTTCGAGGCTTTCTCCTCGTGGACCGAGAGTCAGGGAATCGTCCTCTATCCCGCTCAGGAGGAGGCGCTGATCGAGGTGGTCTCCGGGGCGAACGTCATCCTGTCCACGCCGACCGGCTCGGGCAAGAGCCTGGTGGCGGCGGGTGCGCACTTCACGGCGCTGGCGCAGGACAAGGTCACCTTCTACACCGCTCCGATCAAGGCCCTGGTCTCGGAGAAGTTCTTCGACCTGTGCAAGCTCTTCGGCACGGAGAACGTCGGGATGCTGACGGGCGACGCCTCGGTCAACGCCGACGCGCCCGTCATCTGCTGCACGGCGGAGGTGCTGGCCTCGATCGCGCTGCGCGACGGCAAGTACGCGGACATCGGCCAGGTCGTGATGGACGAGTTCCACTTCTATGCGGAGCCCGACCGCGGCTGGGCGTGGCAGATCCCGCTGCTGGAGCTGCCGCAGGCCCAGTTCGTCCTGATGTCGGCGACCCTCGGTGACGTCGCGATGTTCGAGAAGGACCTCACCCGGCGGACCGGCCGGCCGACCTCCGTCGTGCGTTCGGCGACCCGTCCGGTGCCGCTCAGCTACGAGTACCGCCTCACGCCGATCACCGAGACGCTGACGGAGCTGCTGGACACCCGGCAGTCCCCCGTCTACATCGTGCACTTCACGCAGGCCGCCGCCGTGGAGCGGGCGCAGTCGCTGATGAGCATCAACATGTGCAGCAAGGAGGAGAAGGAGAAGATCGCCGATCTGATCGGCAACTTCCGCTTCACCACCAAGTTCGGCCAGAACCTCTCCCGGTACGTGCGCCACGGCATCGGGGTCCACCACGCCGGCATGCTGCCCAAGTACCGCCGTCTGGTGGAGAAGCTGGCGCAGGCGGGGCTGCTGAAGGTCATCTGCGGTACGGACACGCTCGGCGTCGGGGTCAACGTCCCCATCCGTACGGTGTTGTTCACCGCACTGACCAAGTACGACGGCACCCGGGTACGGACGCTGCGGGCGCGTGAGTTCCACCAGATCGCGGGCCGGGCCGGGCGGGCCGGCTTCGACACGGCCGGGTTCGTGGTGGCGCAGGCCCCCGAGCACGTCATCGAGAACGAGAAGAACGTCAAAAAGGCCGGCGACGACCCGAAGAAGAAGCGCAAGGTCGTCCGCAAGAAGGCCCCCGAGGGCTTCGTGGCCTGGTCGGAGACGACCTTCGACAAGCTGATCCAATCCGATCCGGAGCCGCTCACCTCGCGCTTCCGGGTCACCCACACCATGCTGCTGTCGGTGATCGCCCGTCCCGGCAACGCCTTCAAGGCGATGCGCCACCTCCTGGAGGACAACCACGAGCCGCGCAAGGCCCAGTTGCGGCACATCCGACGGGCCATCGCCATCTACCGCTCGCTGCTCGACGGCGGTGTGGTGGAGCAGCTGGCCGAGCCGGACGCCGAGGGCCGGATCGTCCGGCTGACCGTGGACCTCCAGCAGGACTTCGCGCTGAACCAGCCGCTGTCCACCTTCGCGCTCGCCGCGTTCGACCTGCTGGACGCCGAATCCCCCTCGTACGCGCTGGACATGGTCTCCGTCGTCGAGTCGACGCTGGACGACCCGCGCCAGATCCTCGCCGCGCAGCAGAACAAGGCGCGCGGCGAGGCGGTAGGGCAGATGAAGGCGGACGGCGTCGAGTACGAGGAGCGCATGGAGCGGCTCCAGGAGGTCACGTACCCGAAGCCGCTGGGCGAACTGCTGTGGCACGCCTACGACGTGTACCGCAAGAGCCACCCGTGGGTCGGGGACCACCCGGTGTCGCCGAAGTCGGTGATCCGGGACATGTACGAACGCGCCATGACCTTCACGGAGTTCACCTCGAACTACGAGCTGGCCCGCACCGAGGGCATCGTGCTGCGCTACCTCGCGAGCGCGTACAAGGCGCTGGAGCACACCATCCCGGACGACCTCAAGTCCGAGGACCTTCAGGACCTGATCGCCTGGCTCGGCGAGATGGTCCGCCAGGTGGACTCCAGCCTGCTGGACGAGTGGGAGCAGCTCGCCAACCCCGAGGTGGAGACGGCCGAGCAGGCCCAGGAGAAGGCCGACGAGGTCAAGCCGGTCACCGCGAACGCCCGCGCCTTCCGGGTGCTGGTGCGCAACGCGATGTTCCGCCGGGTCGAGCTGGCCGCGCTGGACCGGGTCCGCGACCTCGGCGAGCTGGACGCGGAGTCCGGCTGGGACGAGGACGCCTGGGGCGAGGCGATGGACGCCTACTGGGACGAGTTCGACGAGCTGGGCACGGGCCCCGACGCGCGCGGCCCCAAGCTGCTGAAGATCGAGGAGGACCCGGCGCACGGCGTGTGGCGGGTGTGGCAGGCTTTCGCCGACCCGAATGGTGACCACGACTGGGGCATCCGCGCCGAGGTGGATCTCGCGGCTTCCGACGAAGAAGGCCGCGCGGTCGTGCGCGTCACCGCCGTGGGTCAGCTGTGA
- a CDS encoding DUF389 domain-containing protein — MDLIHVRAVSPPGLTDRVVALLAGDPCVLNLIVQPGAARNPDGDAIACDVLTGGANDVLRELRDIRLDELGSIVVEPVDMAFSGRAEAGGRDELGPLARAPVWEQVEARIRAEARYPPSFYLYLVVAGLIGSVGIVTNSQILIVGAMVVGPEYGAIVSIALGIDRGDRATIRRGLKALCAGLLLTVVITFLFSLMIRGFGFQSQAFEAGLRPVSDLINTPNFFSVAVATLAGIVGIVSLTEARTSALLGVFISVTTIPAAAAIAVSIAFSSWQEAWGSLIQLLVNIVVLIFVGTGALRWQRAIWRRVARRRAGGAGASGRS, encoded by the coding sequence ATGGACCTGATCCACGTCCGCGCGGTGAGCCCGCCCGGCCTGACCGACCGGGTCGTGGCGCTGCTGGCAGGCGATCCGTGCGTCCTCAATCTGATCGTGCAGCCGGGGGCGGCCCGGAACCCGGACGGCGACGCGATCGCCTGCGACGTACTGACCGGGGGCGCCAACGACGTGCTCCGGGAGCTGCGGGACATCCGTCTGGACGAGCTGGGCTCCATCGTCGTGGAACCGGTGGACATGGCGTTCTCCGGACGGGCCGAGGCGGGTGGGCGCGACGAGCTGGGACCGCTCGCGCGCGCCCCGGTCTGGGAGCAGGTGGAGGCGCGTATCCGCGCCGAGGCCCGGTATCCGCCGAGCTTCTATCTGTACCTGGTGGTCGCCGGTCTGATCGGCTCGGTGGGGATCGTCACCAACTCGCAGATCCTGATCGTGGGGGCCATGGTCGTCGGCCCCGAGTACGGGGCGATCGTCAGCATCGCGCTGGGCATCGACCGGGGTGACCGCGCCACGATCCGCAGGGGCCTGAAGGCGCTCTGCGCGGGGCTGCTGCTGACCGTGGTGATCACCTTCCTCTTCAGCCTGATGATCCGGGGCTTCGGCTTCCAGTCGCAGGCGTTCGAGGCGGGGCTCCGCCCGGTCTCCGATCTGATCAACACACCCAACTTCTTCTCGGTGGCGGTGGCGACGCTGGCGGGCATCGTCGGCATCGTGTCGCTCACCGAGGCGAGGACGAGCGCGCTGCTCGGGGTGTTCATCTCGGTCACGACCATTCCGGCCGCCGCCGCCATCGCCGTCTCCATCGCCTTCTCCAGCTGGCAGGAGGCCTGGGGGTCGCTGATCCAGCTCCTGGTGAACATCGTGGTCCTGATCTTCGTCGGCACGGGCGCGCTGAGGTGGCAGCGGGCGATCTGGCGGCGGGTGGCCCGGCGGCGTGCGGGCGGCGCCGGCGCGTCCGGGCGCAGCTGA